A part of Numenius arquata chromosome 2, bNumArq3.hap1.1, whole genome shotgun sequence genomic DNA contains:
- the IFT27 gene encoding intraflagellar transport protein 27 homolog isoform X1: MVKLAAKCLLAGDPAVGKSALAQMFRNDGTHFQKNYTLTTGIELLVKAVSVPETSDSVEFFIFDSAGKDLFSEMLEKLWEQPNVLCLVYDVTNEQSFNNCAKWLEKLRAQAVGVHIPGVLVGNKTDLVGRRVVEEKQAQEWAEKHGLEYCEMSVKEMKNFEAPFHILAKSFHQLYKEKVETFHSLA; encoded by the exons ATGGTGAAGCTCGCTGCCAAGTGCCTGCTGGCTG GAGATCCAGCTGTGGGGAAGAGTGCTTTAGCCCAGATGTTCCGCAATGATGGGACTCATTTTCAGAAGAACTACACACTG ACAACGGGCATAGAACTGTTGGTGAAGGCTGTATCGGTTCCAGAGACAAGTGATAGTGTG GAATTCTTCATTTTTGACTCTGCAGGAAAAGATCTATTTTCTGAAATGTTGGAGAAACTG TGGGAGCAACCCAACGTCCTGTGCCTTGTCTATGATGTCACTAATGAGCAATCTTTCAACAACTGTGCCAAGTGGCTGGAGAAGCTGAGGGCTCAAGCGGTTGGAGTGCACATCCCAG gtgtCTTAGTAGGGAATAAAACAGACCTGGTTGGTCGTCGAGTTGTGGAGGAGAAACAAGCACAGGAATGGGCTGAGAAACATGGCCTGGAATACTGTGAGATGTCAGTG AAGGAGATGAAAAATTTTGAGGCCCCTTTCCACATCCTGGCAAAGTCATTCCACCAACTGTACAAAGAGAAAGTGGAAACCTTTCACTCACTAGCTTGA
- the PVALB gene encoding parvalbumin alpha, which produces MAMTDVLSAEDIKKAVGAFSAAESFNYKKFFEMVGLKKKSPEDVKKVFHILDKDRSGFIEEEELKFVLKGFTPEGRDLSDKETKALLAAGDKDGDGKIGADEFATLVAES; this is translated from the exons ATGGCTATGACTGACGTGCTCAGCGCTGAGGATATCAAGAAGGCTGTGGGAGCCTTTTCAg CGGCTGAATCTTTCAACTACAAGAAGTTTTTCGAGATGGTAGGATTGAAAAAGAAGAGCCCAGAAGATGTGAAGAAGGTTTTCCATATTCTTGATAAAGACCGGAGCGGCTTCATCGAAGAGGAAGAATTAAA GTTTGTACTGAAGGGCTTTACCCCAGAGGGAAGAGACCTATCAGACAAAGAGACGAAGGCTCTTCTGGCTGCCGGAGATAAGGACGGTGATGGTAAAATTGGCGCTGATG AATTTGCAACTCTGGTGGCTGAATCATAA